A section of the Ornithinimicrobium sufpigmenti genome encodes:
- a CDS encoding L-threonylcarbamoyladenylate synthase codes for MARFVDIHPVDPQPRLIQQVASVLREGGLAAFPTDACYTLGARLGDPDAKQRIVDIRRLDDRHHFTLMCADFAQMGQFVQVDNTVFRAVKATTPGSYTFILPATKEVPRRLLHPKKKTVGVRIPNSPIAHALLAEMGEPLLTSTLLLPGEDEPLGYGWEVKERLDHVVDVVVDGDQTGCEPTTVVDFSAGEVEVVRQGAGDPTPFR; via the coding sequence ATGGCGCGCTTCGTGGACATCCACCCGGTCGACCCCCAGCCCCGGCTCATCCAGCAGGTGGCGAGCGTCCTGCGAGAGGGTGGACTGGCCGCCTTCCCGACCGACGCCTGCTACACGCTCGGGGCGCGGCTGGGCGACCCCGACGCCAAGCAGCGGATCGTCGACATCCGCCGTCTGGACGACCGGCACCACTTCACCCTCATGTGTGCCGACTTCGCCCAGATGGGGCAGTTCGTGCAGGTCGACAACACCGTGTTCCGCGCGGTGAAGGCCACCACACCCGGCAGCTACACCTTCATCCTGCCGGCCACCAAGGAGGTGCCGCGCCGACTGCTGCACCCCAAGAAGAAGACCGTCGGCGTGCGGATCCCGAACAGCCCCATCGCGCACGCCCTGCTCGCCGAGATGGGTGAGCCGCTGCTCACCAGCACCCTGCTCCTGCCGGGCGAGGACGAGCCGCTGGGCTACGGCTGGGAGGTCAAGGAGCGCCTCGACCATGTGGTCGACGTCGTCGTCGACGGTGACCAGACCGGGTGCGAGCCGACCACGGTGGTCGACTTCTCGGCCGGGGAGGTCGAGGTGGTGCGCCAGGGCGCGGGGGACCCGACGCCGTTCCGGTGA
- a CDS encoding methyltransferase domain-containing protein: protein MQCDYFDAGACRSCTLMGVPYPVQLASTQRTVAASLAEHVTPDRWLDPQPSSESAFRNKAKLAVGGRKGSPTLGILDPGGEGVDLRHCGLYEPELHRAVLALADLVAGSGLTPYDVPTRQGELKHLLVTVSPDDQLMARLVLRSPGQLTRVRELAGPLQQALPGLRVLSVNLQPEHKAVLEGPEELVLSEQDTLPMRVNELVLHLGTRSFFQTNTAVAAALYAQVARWVDGVDAGRGPKVLWDLYCGVGGFALHCAAPGRQVLGVEVSQDAVASARRSAEELGLTDTRFEAGDATTLLAEADGPDTVVVNPPRRGLGARLAGRLEESRVQHLVYSSCNARTLAADLSRMPSWQVEQARLFDMFPQTDHHEVAVLLHRR, encoded by the coding sequence GTGCAGTGCGACTACTTCGACGCCGGCGCCTGTCGGTCCTGCACCCTCATGGGGGTGCCGTATCCCGTCCAGCTCGCCTCCACCCAGCGCACGGTCGCGGCATCCCTGGCGGAGCACGTGACACCCGACCGCTGGCTGGACCCGCAGCCCAGCAGCGAGTCCGCCTTCCGCAACAAGGCCAAGCTGGCCGTCGGCGGCCGCAAGGGATCCCCCACCCTGGGCATCCTCGACCCCGGGGGCGAGGGTGTCGACCTGCGGCACTGCGGTCTGTACGAGCCCGAGCTGCACCGCGCGGTCCTGGCCCTGGCCGACCTGGTGGCCGGCTCGGGGCTCACGCCCTACGACGTGCCGACCCGGCAGGGCGAGCTGAAGCATCTGCTGGTGACCGTCTCGCCGGACGACCAGCTCATGGCCCGCCTGGTGCTGCGCTCCCCCGGCCAGCTGACCCGCGTGCGTGAGCTGGCCGGTCCGCTGCAGCAGGCGCTGCCCGGCCTGCGGGTGCTCTCGGTCAACCTCCAGCCGGAGCACAAGGCGGTGCTGGAAGGTCCGGAGGAACTGGTCCTGAGCGAGCAGGACACCCTGCCGATGCGCGTCAACGAGCTGGTGCTGCACCTGGGCACCCGCAGCTTCTTCCAGACCAACACCGCCGTGGCGGCGGCCCTCTACGCCCAGGTAGCGCGGTGGGTCGACGGCGTGGACGCGGGCCGGGGGCCGAAGGTGCTGTGGGACCTCTACTGCGGGGTGGGCGGCTTCGCCCTGCACTGCGCGGCGCCGGGGCGGCAGGTGCTCGGCGTCGAGGTCTCGCAGGACGCGGTGGCCAGCGCCCGTCGGTCGGCGGAGGAGCTGGGGCTGACGGACACGCGCTTCGAGGCGGGGGACGCCACGACCCTGCTGGCCGAGGCGGACGGCCCGGACACGGTCGTGGTCAACCCGCCGCGCCGTGGCCTGGGGGCCCGGCTCGCAGGACGCCTCGAGGAGAGCCGCGTCCAGCACCTGGTCTACTCCAGCTGCAATGCGCGCACCCTGGCTGCCGACCTGTCCAGGATGCCGTCCTGGCAGGTCGAGCAGGCGAGGCTGTTCGACATGTTCCCGCAGACCGACCACCACGAGGTGGCCGTGCTGCTCCACCGACGCTGA
- a CDS encoding DoxX family protein encodes MSPDRPAPPSGGDGGLRDERGVLDDGGARYHREVDDPVSWDDDAYALAGQVEVHGRGVDFGLLLLRCGSLVLVPHGLHKAFDMPAFTEAVGGSFVGAQAPEVIAWVVMLGQVTLPGLIAVGLFTRPAAFLLAAMMSAIWGLMFAVRVDYAVLGPQGALTGENALLYVALVLPLVFTGAGRWSLDNLRTAGRP; translated from the coding sequence ATGAGCCCGGACCGCCCCGCCCCGCCCTCTGGCGGAGACGGTGGCCTCCGGGACGAGCGCGGTGTCCTTGACGACGGGGGCGCCCGCTACCACCGCGAGGTGGACGACCCCGTGTCCTGGGACGACGACGCTTACGCACTCGCAGGGCAGGTCGAGGTCCACGGACGAGGCGTCGACTTCGGTCTTCTCCTGCTCCGGTGCGGCTCCCTGGTCCTGGTCCCGCACGGCCTGCACAAGGCCTTCGACATGCCGGCCTTCACCGAGGCGGTCGGCGGCTCCTTCGTCGGCGCCCAGGCACCGGAGGTCATCGCCTGGGTGGTGATGCTCGGCCAGGTCACCCTGCCGGGCCTCATCGCGGTCGGCCTCTTCACCCGCCCCGCGGCCTTCCTCCTGGCGGCGATGATGTCCGCCATCTGGGGGCTGATGTTCGCCGTCCGCGTCGACTACGCGGTGCTCGGCCCCCAGGGTGCGCTGACCGGCGAGAACGCCCTCCTCTACGTCGCGCTCGTCCTGCCGCTGGTCTTCACCGGGGCCGGGCGCTGGTCGCTGGACAACCTGCGGACCGCCGGGCGCCCCTGA
- a CDS encoding HIT family protein has product MASIFSKIIDGEIPGQLLWTDAVCGVLLDIEPLTPGHALVVPRAEIDHWLDLPGETLAHLMDVAARVGRAQQEVFAAARVGMIIQGFEVPHAHLHVFPANSASDFELSRRSSRTPEQLAQDADALRAALRTQSDGAHVPGEA; this is encoded by the coding sequence ATGGCGAGCATCTTCAGCAAGATCATCGACGGCGAGATCCCGGGCCAGCTGCTGTGGACCGACGCCGTCTGCGGCGTCCTCCTCGACATCGAGCCGCTCACCCCAGGTCACGCCCTGGTGGTCCCGCGGGCGGAGATCGACCACTGGCTGGACCTGCCCGGGGAGACGCTCGCCCACCTGATGGACGTCGCCGCCCGTGTCGGTAGGGCCCAGCAGGAGGTCTTCGCCGCGGCCCGGGTCGGGATGATCATCCAGGGCTTCGAGGTCCCTCACGCTCACCTGCACGTCTTTCCGGCGAACTCGGCCAGCGACTTCGAGCTGTCGCGGCGCTCCAGCCGGACGCCGGAGCAGCTGGCGCAGGACGCGGACGCCTTGCGTGCGGCGCTGCGCACCCAGAGCGACGGGGCCCACGTTCCCGGCGAGGCATGA